One Brachyspira pilosicoli P43/6/78 genomic window carries:
- a CDS encoding segregation and condensation protein A, translating into MENNINENINVQPQEQNSNNDSNSASLPNNEFKVSLSSIDYEGPLSILFDMLKRSEKNIYEVSILEIIDQFIEYLKEQAALNLDSTGEFLVVASDFHLYKSKMLLPHDMDDDKFTDRLKFEIVEQMLEFQRYKMVSEELDRLQEYSDSIFERKDTERVKFFQNNSSNEDNEMAWKDVTLYDLVYAFTKVQFVPETDLAVLSGMSNFHIDNAIDMIRIKLAEEDVFPFIVLFKDGVTKRQLVTFFLAMLELVKEKEILLKQDIKFGDIYVFKRKDNNNNNNNNNNNEPNQDLNNE; encoded by the coding sequence ATAATGATTCTAATTCAGCATCATTGCCTAATAATGAGTTTAAAGTTTCTCTATCAAGCATAGATTATGAAGGTCCTCTTTCAATACTATTTGATATGCTTAAAAGAAGCGAGAAAAATATATACGAAGTTTCAATACTAGAAATAATTGACCAGTTTATAGAATACTTAAAAGAGCAAGCGGCATTAAATTTAGATTCTACAGGCGAGTTTTTAGTAGTAGCTTCAGATTTTCATTTATACAAATCAAAAATGCTGCTTCCTCATGATATGGACGATGATAAGTTTACAGATAGGCTTAAATTTGAAATAGTAGAGCAGATGCTTGAGTTTCAAAGATATAAAATGGTTTCTGAAGAGCTTGATAGGCTTCAAGAATATTCAGACTCTATATTCGAAAGAAAAGATACAGAAAGAGTTAAGTTTTTTCAAAATAACAGCAGCAATGAAGATAATGAAATGGCTTGGAAAGATGTTACTCTTTATGATTTGGTATATGCTTTTACAAAGGTGCAATTTGTGCCTGAAACAGATTTGGCTGTGCTTTCTGGTATGTCTAATTTCCATATAGATAATGCTATTGATATGATAAGAATAAAATTAGCTGAAGAAGATGTATTTCCATTTATAGTTTTATTTAAAGATGGTGTTACAAAGAGACAGCTTGTTACATTCTTTCTTGCTATGCTTGAACTTGTTAAGGAAAAAGAGATTTTATTGAAACAAGACATAAAATTCGGCGATATTTACGTATTTAAAAGAAAAGATAATAATAATAATAATAATAATAATAATAATAATGAACCTAATCAGGATTTAAATAATGAATGA